AGAGAGCGCGGGCGCCGCCTTCGACAAAAACCGATCCAGCCGCCGCCCGGCGTCGTTGTCGCCCACCGTCCACGTCCGCATCACGTTCCCCCTTCACCGTATTCCTATCCTCTGCCCGCTTCAGCGTCGACGCCCCTTTTGCGTCCTGTCAGGCCCACGTCTTCCAGACGTCGGGATGATACCCCACGGTGGCCTGCCGGCCATTGCGGACGACGGGGGTCTGTATGAGTTCCGGCTGTGCCACGAGTTTTTCGAGTCGGTCGTCGTCGTAGGCCAGGTAGCGCAGCAGCGCCGCGTCCTCCCGGCTCTCATCGATTAGGGGCGGCAGTCCGCCCACGGCGTTGCGAACGCTGACAAGTTCCCCGC
The Oscillospiraceae bacterium genome window above contains:
- a CDS encoding ArsC family transcriptional regulator, whose protein sequence is MNIQIFGRARCFDTKKAERYFKERRISYQFVDLARHGMSRGELVSVRNAVGGLPPLIDESREDAALLRYLAYDDDRLEKLVAQPELIQTPVVRNGRQATVGYHPDVWKTWA